A genomic window from Streptomyces sp. HUAS YS2 includes:
- a CDS encoding TetR/AcrR family transcriptional regulator — protein sequence MVERVVPEGRRQRRRPTKQGAVLSEALIVETALRLVAQHGAEALSVRRLGAALGADPTALYRYFRNTDDLLLAVADELIGRAQDGWTATGDWRADLRSIGLRIHAQYQLNPQAAMLAAHRTTGRPNETRAVEVILGVLRTGGFPDPLAVRIYHAFVDQALAFAAQDAAALALPKAARDGDEEVWQAVYGRLPADTHPNIAATYPLLAADMRDSGYPFALELMLDAVAALRPKSQEGD from the coding sequence ATGGTCGAACGCGTGGTTCCCGAAGGCAGGCGGCAGCGCCGCCGCCCCACCAAGCAGGGCGCGGTGCTCTCCGAGGCGCTGATCGTCGAGACCGCGCTGCGTCTGGTCGCGCAGCACGGCGCCGAGGCGCTGTCGGTACGCCGGCTGGGCGCGGCGCTGGGCGCCGACCCCACCGCCCTCTACCGCTACTTCCGCAACACCGACGACCTGTTGCTCGCCGTGGCGGACGAGCTGATCGGCCGGGCGCAGGACGGCTGGACCGCCACCGGCGACTGGCGTGCGGACCTGCGCTCCATCGGGCTGCGCATCCACGCCCAGTACCAGCTGAACCCGCAGGCCGCGATGCTCGCGGCGCACCGCACGACCGGGCGTCCGAACGAGACCCGGGCGGTCGAGGTGATCCTCGGCGTGCTGCGCACCGGAGGCTTCCCGGACCCGCTCGCGGTGCGGATCTATCACGCCTTCGTCGACCAGGCCCTCGCCTTCGCCGCCCAGGACGCCGCCGCCCTCGCGCTGCCGAAGGCGGCGCGGGACGGCGACGAGGAGGTCTGGCAGGCGGTGTACGGCCGGCTGCCGGCGGACACCCACCCGAACATCGCGGCGACCTATCCACTGCTGGCCGCCGACATGCGCGACAGCGGGTACCCGTTCGCCCTGGAGCTGATGCTCGACGCGGTGGCGGCGCTGCGGCCGAAGTCGCAGGAGGGCGACTGA
- a CDS encoding amidohydrolase, whose product MAKADLVFTRGPVLTVDPARTRATSLAVVGDRIAAVGHDEVLELVGPDTEVVDLTGKLLVPGFQDAHIHAVSGGMELAECDLTGTVGVPEYLERIRAYADAHPDHTWITGGGWSMESFDGGLPTRQLLDSVVPDRPVLLSNRDHHGAWANTRALELAGLTADTPDPADGRIEREADGTPSGVLQEGAIGLVARLAPAATAEDRLAGLLRAQKLLHSLGITAWQDALLGSFGGMLDPADAYLTAARDGSLTARVTGAMWWDRERGAEQIDELVAKRAELKHGRFRAGSVKIMQDGIAENFTAALSSPYLDACGCATANTGISFVDPKALRAYVTELDALDFQVHFHALGDRAVREALDAVEAAVAANGRRGNRHHLAHLQVVHPDDIARFARLGAIANIQPLWAAHEPQMDELTIPFLGPERAAWQYPFGDLLRSGATLAAGSDWPVSSPDPLAGIHVAVNRRDPEAEDDRVFLPEQRLDLPGAIAAYTAGTAHVNGLDDTGTLVRGNLADLVVLDRDILTAPPEEIAEAKVERTYVGGRLVHSV is encoded by the coding sequence ATGGCCAAGGCCGATCTGGTCTTCACCCGCGGTCCCGTCCTCACGGTCGACCCGGCCCGCACCCGGGCCACGTCGCTCGCCGTCGTCGGGGACCGGATCGCGGCCGTCGGCCATGACGAGGTGCTGGAGCTCGTCGGCCCGGACACCGAGGTCGTCGACCTGACCGGGAAGCTGCTGGTCCCGGGTTTCCAGGACGCTCACATCCACGCCGTCTCCGGCGGCATGGAGCTGGCCGAGTGCGATCTGACCGGAACGGTCGGCGTCCCGGAGTACCTGGAGCGGATCCGGGCGTACGCGGACGCGCACCCGGACCACACCTGGATCACCGGCGGCGGCTGGTCGATGGAGAGCTTCGACGGCGGCCTGCCCACCCGGCAGCTGCTGGACTCCGTCGTCCCCGATCGTCCGGTGCTGCTCTCGAACCGCGACCACCACGGCGCGTGGGCCAACACCCGGGCGCTCGAACTGGCCGGGCTCACCGCCGACACCCCCGACCCGGCCGACGGCCGGATCGAGCGCGAGGCGGACGGCACCCCCAGCGGCGTGCTCCAGGAGGGCGCGATCGGGCTGGTCGCCCGGCTGGCGCCGGCGGCTACCGCCGAGGATCGGCTGGCCGGTCTGCTGCGGGCCCAGAAGCTGCTGCACTCGCTCGGCATCACGGCCTGGCAGGACGCTCTGCTCGGCTCGTTCGGCGGCATGCTCGACCCCGCGGACGCCTACCTGACCGCCGCCCGCGACGGCTCGCTCACCGCCCGGGTGACCGGCGCGATGTGGTGGGACCGGGAGCGCGGCGCCGAGCAGATCGACGAACTGGTCGCGAAGCGCGCGGAGTTGAAGCACGGCCGGTTCCGCGCCGGCTCGGTGAAGATCATGCAGGACGGCATCGCGGAGAACTTCACCGCCGCGCTCAGCTCCCCGTACCTGGACGCCTGCGGCTGCGCCACCGCCAACACCGGCATCAGCTTCGTGGACCCGAAGGCCCTGCGCGCGTACGTGACCGAGCTCGACGCCCTCGACTTCCAGGTGCACTTCCACGCGCTCGGCGACCGGGCCGTGCGCGAGGCGCTCGACGCCGTGGAGGCGGCCGTGGCCGCCAACGGCCGGCGCGGCAACCGGCACCACCTGGCGCACCTCCAGGTCGTGCACCCGGACGACATCGCCCGCTTCGCGCGGCTGGGCGCGATCGCCAACATCCAGCCGCTGTGGGCCGCCCACGAGCCGCAGATGGACGAGCTCACCATCCCCTTCCTCGGGCCCGAGCGGGCCGCCTGGCAGTACCCCTTCGGGGACCTGCTGCGGTCCGGCGCGACGCTGGCCGCGGGCAGCGACTGGCCGGTCAGCAGCCCGGACCCGCTGGCCGGCATCCATGTCGCGGTCAACCGCCGGGACCCGGAGGCGGAGGACGACAGGGTCTTCCTGCCGGAGCAGCGCCTCGACCTCCCCGGCGCGATCGCCGCGTACACCGCCGGCACCGCCCACGTGAACGGGCTCGACGACACCGGCACGCTGGTCCGGGGCAACCTCGCGGACCTCGTCGTCCTGGACCGCGACATCCTCACCGCGCCGCCGGAGGAGATCGCGGAGGCGAAGGTCGAGCGCACCTACGTCGGCGGCCGACTCGTCCACTCGGTCTGA
- a CDS encoding LacI family DNA-binding transcriptional regulator: MTDSRHGGQPSSPTPRVRLVDVAREAGLSKTTVSAALNGTGRLSPEVREKARETARRMGYRPNATARQLRAGRARLIGYVVGELVDAPWTFLESPYFARLTGATAATALARGYAVVLLPAGSLQREWAELPLDAVVVADPAADDPIVEELLAARIPVFSDRSVEGRPGAHWVDVDGAAAVRASLDHLWEQGARRPALVTPDSTTRFHSGVFAAYHAWCAEHGVSEWVVRAAAPGNGPVVRAVETALVGGPETGGERPDALFVVAEASPPLVLEAARRHGYEVPRDLLLVCVSEDVTALHTDPAVTTLSLRPHDVAQAGIELLVAVLEHGHLQPSGVLVPTELEVRASSVRHGQTEWTSRPPT; the protein is encoded by the coding sequence ATGACCGATTCACGGCACGGCGGGCAGCCCTCGTCGCCCACCCCGCGCGTGCGGCTCGTCGACGTGGCCCGCGAGGCGGGTCTGTCCAAGACGACCGTGTCGGCGGCGCTCAACGGCACCGGCCGGCTCTCTCCCGAGGTCCGGGAGAAGGCCCGCGAGACCGCGCGCAGAATGGGCTATCGGCCCAATGCCACCGCGCGCCAACTACGTGCGGGACGGGCCAGGTTGATCGGATATGTGGTCGGTGAGCTCGTGGACGCGCCGTGGACGTTCCTGGAGTCCCCGTACTTCGCCCGGCTGACCGGCGCCACCGCTGCGACCGCGCTCGCGCGCGGCTACGCCGTGGTGCTGCTGCCCGCCGGTTCGCTGCAGCGCGAGTGGGCCGAGCTGCCGCTGGACGCCGTGGTCGTCGCCGACCCCGCCGCCGACGACCCGATCGTCGAGGAGCTGCTCGCCGCCCGGATTCCGGTGTTCAGCGACCGCTCCGTGGAGGGGCGGCCGGGGGCGCACTGGGTGGACGTCGACGGTGCCGCGGCTGTTCGCGCGAGCCTGGACCACCTGTGGGAACAGGGCGCCCGGCGGCCCGCGCTCGTGACGCCGGACAGCACCACCCGCTTCCACTCCGGCGTGTTCGCCGCGTACCACGCGTGGTGCGCGGAGCACGGCGTATCGGAGTGGGTGGTGCGCGCCGCGGCGCCCGGCAACGGTCCGGTCGTCCGCGCCGTCGAGACCGCCCTGGTGGGCGGCCCCGAGACCGGCGGCGAACGTCCGGACGCGCTGTTCGTGGTGGCCGAGGCGAGCCCGCCGCTCGTGCTGGAGGCGGCCCGCCGGCACGGCTACGAGGTGCCGCGCGACCTGCTCCTCGTCTGCGTGAGCGAGGACGTGACGGCCCTGCACACCGATCCCGCGGTGACGACGCTGAGCCTGCGGCCCCACGACGTCGCCCAGGCAGGCATCGAACTGCTCGTGGCCGTGCTGGAGCACGGCCACCTGCAGCCGTCCGGCGTGCTCGTGCCCACCGAGCTCGAGGTGCGGGCGTCTTCGGTCCGGCACGGTCAGACCGAGTGGACGAGTCGGCCGCCGACGTAG
- a CDS encoding ABC transporter substrate-binding protein — MRTPRFLAFVACTAALAATATACSGATAPRNAVGTTGYKVEPTSPAASGPLPSLTWSLYAEPYTLDYALAYDYPPNTVLANVCEQLFRVTPDLKIEPGLATKYTQPDPRTLVYTLRPGVKFHDGTVMTAEDVVASLKRHTDPATGSPWGSAFKNVASIEKTGPLEVTIKLSKPDVLLHELMAASPGTVESAATLRKEGKDYGTPNGKVNCSGPYAVQKWAQGDSITLKKHDGYWDTKLAPKTAEVKFTFVEDAAARSNAFLSGTADGGYMVPSSSIADLRSSKRGTVLFGPNTGAANLAVLNLKGTLGDVRVRRALSMALDRKNIVKAAAGGVGEPAKAPTARGAWALAPEKTAKIYGALPEPAFDVKGARKLVEEAGAKGKKITMVTSSLAPEISVVAIAVQAAGRSIGLDVELKPVAPEAYSSIFVDPKARTGLDLVITNGYDNTPDPLEFYQYLRTGDFGNYGNWSNPEYDAAFDRANAEPDAAARTDLTAELQKIALRELPVIPVYEAPYSVFLGKRITGAPTGIAQLYYPWAATIGAATP, encoded by the coding sequence ATGCGCACGCCCAGATTCCTCGCGTTCGTCGCCTGTACCGCCGCACTCGCGGCCACCGCCACCGCCTGCTCCGGCGCCACCGCACCGCGGAACGCCGTAGGCACCACCGGCTACAAGGTCGAGCCGACCTCGCCGGCCGCGAGCGGCCCGCTGCCCTCGCTCACCTGGTCCCTGTACGCCGAGCCGTACACGCTCGACTACGCCCTCGCGTACGACTACCCGCCGAACACCGTGCTCGCCAACGTCTGCGAGCAGTTGTTCCGGGTCACTCCCGACCTCAAGATCGAGCCGGGGCTCGCGACGAAGTACACCCAGCCCGACCCGCGCACCCTCGTCTACACCCTGCGCCCCGGCGTGAAGTTCCACGACGGCACGGTCATGACGGCGGAGGACGTGGTCGCCTCCCTGAAGCGCCACACCGACCCGGCCACCGGCTCGCCCTGGGGCTCGGCGTTCAAGAACGTCGCGTCGATCGAGAAGACCGGCCCGCTGGAGGTGACGATCAAGCTCTCCAAGCCCGACGTGCTGCTGCACGAGCTGATGGCCGCCTCCCCCGGCACCGTGGAGAGCGCCGCCACCCTCCGCAAGGAGGGCAAGGACTACGGCACCCCGAACGGCAAGGTCAACTGCTCCGGCCCGTACGCGGTCCAGAAGTGGGCGCAGGGCGACAGCATCACGCTGAAGAAGCACGACGGGTACTGGGACACCAAGCTCGCCCCGAAGACCGCCGAGGTGAAGTTCACCTTCGTCGAGGACGCCGCCGCCCGCAGCAACGCCTTCCTCTCCGGAACGGCCGACGGCGGGTACATGGTGCCGTCCTCCTCGATCGCGGACCTGCGCTCCAGCAAGCGGGGGACCGTGCTGTTCGGCCCGAACACCGGCGCCGCGAACCTCGCCGTGCTGAACCTCAAGGGCACGCTGGGGGACGTCAGGGTCCGCCGGGCGCTGTCCATGGCGCTGGACCGGAAGAACATCGTCAAGGCCGCCGCCGGCGGCGTCGGCGAACCCGCCAAGGCTCCCACGGCGCGCGGCGCCTGGGCGCTCGCCCCGGAGAAGACCGCGAAGATCTACGGCGCGCTGCCCGAGCCCGCCTTCGACGTGAAGGGGGCGCGCAAGCTCGTCGAGGAGGCGGGCGCCAAGGGCAAGAAGATCACCATGGTGACCAGCTCGCTGGCGCCCGAGATCAGCGTCGTCGCGATCGCCGTTCAGGCGGCCGGCCGCTCGATCGGCCTCGACGTCGAGCTGAAGCCCGTCGCGCCCGAGGCGTACAGCAGCATCTTCGTCGACCCGAAGGCGCGCACCGGCCTCGACCTGGTGATCACCAACGGCTACGACAACACCCCTGACCCGCTGGAGTTCTACCAGTACCTGCGGACCGGCGACTTCGGTAACTACGGCAACTGGTCGAACCCCGAGTACGACGCCGCCTTCGACCGCGCGAACGCCGAGCCGGACGCCGCGGCCCGCACCGACCTCACCGCGGAGCTGCAGAAGATCGCGCTGCGCGAGCTGCCGGTCATCCCCGTGTACGAGGCGCCCTACTCGGTCTTCCTCGGCAAGCGGATCACCGGCGCGCCCACCGGCATCGCCCAGCTGTACTACCCGTGGGCCGCGACGATCGGGGCCGCGACGCCATGA
- a CDS encoding ABC transporter permease, translated as MTRYFVGRFLGLVAVLFVTSIVVFGSVHLAPGDPVSFLLHGRPATPEAVASLRSQYHLDDPLPVQYGKWLGGVLQGDFGRSAQFHQDVASLIGSRLPGTALLVGYAALLVAVLGVAAGILAALRPGPLDRAVLVGTGVATATPSFVTAIALVSLFSVQLGWFPGPGGTPTGLGDRLHHLTLPAFALALTFAGLLARVTRSAMLDEMGRDHVEVARARGVAERTVVRRHVLRNALGPVVTVGGTMLAGLLISTSIVETAFDVPGLGSLLVQSVTAKDFAVVQAVTLLSVAAFVLVNFLVDLLAPLIDPRLSLHGEGSS; from the coding sequence ATGACCCGCTACTTCGTCGGACGCTTCCTCGGCCTGGTGGCGGTGCTGTTCGTGACCTCGATCGTGGTCTTCGGCAGCGTCCACCTGGCCCCCGGCGACCCGGTGTCGTTCCTGCTGCACGGTCGCCCCGCGACCCCGGAGGCCGTGGCCTCGCTGCGCTCCCAGTACCACCTGGACGATCCCCTGCCCGTGCAGTACGGCAAGTGGCTCGGCGGCGTCCTGCAGGGCGACTTCGGGCGCTCCGCGCAGTTCCACCAGGACGTCGCGAGCCTGATCGGCTCGCGGCTCCCGGGCACCGCCCTGCTCGTCGGGTACGCGGCGCTGCTCGTCGCCGTGCTCGGCGTGGCGGCCGGCATCCTGGCCGCGCTGCGGCCGGGCCCGCTGGACCGGGCGGTGCTCGTCGGCACCGGCGTGGCGACGGCGACCCCGTCGTTCGTCACCGCCATCGCGCTCGTGTCGCTCTTCTCCGTCCAGCTCGGCTGGTTCCCCGGACCGGGCGGCACCCCGACCGGCCTCGGGGACCGGCTGCACCACCTGACGCTGCCGGCCTTCGCGCTGGCGCTGACCTTCGCGGGTCTGCTCGCCCGGGTGACCCGCTCGGCGATGCTCGACGAAATGGGCCGCGACCACGTCGAGGTGGCGCGGGCCCGCGGCGTCGCGGAGCGGACCGTGGTCCGCCGGCACGTCCTGCGCAACGCGCTCGGGCCGGTCGTCACCGTCGGCGGCACGATGCTCGCGGGGCTGCTCATCAGCACCTCGATCGTCGAGACCGCCTTCGACGTGCCCGGCCTCGGCTCGCTGCTCGTGCAGTCGGTGACCGCGAAGGACTTCGCCGTCGTGCAGGCGGTCACGCTGCTCAGCGTCGCGGCCTTCGTCCTGGTCAACTTCCTCGTCGACCTGCTCGCCCCGCTCATCGACCCCCGTCTGTCCCTCCACGGGGAAGGCTCCTCATGA
- a CDS encoding ABC transporter permease codes for MTTTATPAPYRRPGLRRLRLLGQGPMFTASVVVLAVLVLVALLAPVLAPYDPEAIDLSASLTGTSGDHLLGTDQSGRDILSRLIHGARTGLLGPLLVVAVSTLLGTLLGLVAAWRGGWADALLSRSMDLVFAIPGLLLAILLVSVVGSGMTAPVIAMAVAYTPYAGRLVRGLARQEKARPYIESYRVQGWSGWTVCVRHLLPNIAPTIFAQSAMNFGYALMDLAALSFLGFGVQPPTADWGAMINEGQSAILQGAMLPALAPSACIVLAVVAFGIVGEGLADRISRREQ; via the coding sequence ATGACCACCACCGCCACCCCGGCGCCGTACCGCAGGCCCGGCCTGCGCAGACTGCGTCTGCTCGGCCAGGGCCCGATGTTCACCGCCTCGGTCGTGGTGCTCGCCGTGCTCGTCCTGGTCGCACTGCTCGCCCCCGTCCTCGCCCCGTACGACCCGGAGGCCATCGACCTCTCGGCGAGCCTGACCGGGACGAGCGGCGACCACCTGCTCGGCACCGACCAGTCCGGGCGGGACATCCTGTCCCGGCTGATCCACGGCGCCCGCACCGGGCTGCTCGGGCCGCTGCTGGTCGTCGCCGTCTCCACGCTGCTCGGCACGCTGCTCGGCCTGGTCGCGGCCTGGCGCGGCGGCTGGGCGGACGCGCTGCTGTCCCGCTCGATGGACCTGGTCTTCGCGATCCCCGGCCTGCTGCTCGCGATCCTGCTCGTGTCGGTCGTCGGCTCGGGCATGACCGCGCCGGTGATCGCGATGGCCGTGGCCTACACCCCGTACGCGGGGCGGCTGGTGCGCGGCCTCGCGCGCCAGGAGAAGGCCCGGCCGTACATCGAGTCGTACCGGGTGCAGGGCTGGTCGGGTTGGACGGTCTGCGTCCGGCACCTGCTGCCGAACATCGCTCCGACGATCTTCGCGCAGTCCGCGATGAACTTCGGCTACGCGCTGATGGACCTGGCGGCGCTCTCCTTCCTCGGCTTCGGCGTGCAGCCGCCGACCGCCGACTGGGGAGCCATGATCAACGAAGGCCAGTCGGCCATCCTGCAGGGGGCGATGCTGCCCGCCCTCGCGCCGTCCGCGTGCATCGTGCTCGCCGTGGTGGCGTTCGGCATCGTCGGCGAGGGGCTCGCCGACCGGATCTCGAGGCGAGAGCAGTGA
- a CDS encoding ABC transporter ATP-binding protein, with the protein MNHQRTGPAPVLEIDGLGVRLSDDRAARPILDGVSLHVRPGETVGLVGESGSGKSVACRSVLGLLPEGARVDGEVRVAGRDVLTMNRAERARLRAEQVAMVFQDPRASVNPLRRVGDFLTEGLRAAGTPAGAATARAEELLASVGIRDPRGALRRYPHEFSGGMLQRVVIAAALAAEPALLVADEPTTALDVTTQAEIIAILTRLRAERGTGLLFVTHDLELASAICDRVYVMYAGRIVETQGTDALFDRPRHPYTAGLLACTPRIEAGAPAPRPIPGRPVSLAEAPAGCAFAARCAHALPRCAAEAPVLARHGDGLAACHRADEGITL; encoded by the coding sequence ATGAACCACCAGCGCACCGGACCGGCACCGGTCCTGGAGATCGACGGGCTCGGGGTCCGGCTCTCGGACGACCGGGCGGCCCGGCCGATCCTGGACGGCGTGAGCCTCCACGTCCGCCCCGGGGAGACCGTCGGCCTGGTCGGCGAGTCCGGCTCGGGCAAGTCGGTGGCCTGCCGCAGCGTCCTCGGGCTGCTGCCCGAAGGCGCGCGGGTCGACGGCGAGGTCCGGGTCGCCGGCCGGGACGTGCTGACGATGAACCGCGCGGAGCGGGCCCGACTGCGGGCCGAACAGGTCGCGATGGTCTTCCAGGACCCGCGCGCCTCCGTCAACCCGCTGCGCCGGGTCGGCGACTTCCTCACCGAGGGGCTGCGTGCGGCCGGCACCCCGGCCGGCGCGGCGACCGCGCGGGCCGAGGAGCTGCTCGCCTCGGTCGGCATCCGTGATCCGCGCGGCGCGCTGCGCCGCTATCCGCACGAGTTCTCCGGCGGCATGCTCCAGCGGGTCGTGATCGCCGCGGCGCTCGCCGCCGAGCCGGCGCTGCTGGTCGCCGACGAGCCGACCACGGCGCTCGACGTCACGACCCAGGCGGAGATCATCGCGATCCTGACCCGGCTGCGGGCGGAGCGCGGGACCGGCCTGCTCTTCGTCACCCACGACCTGGAGCTGGCCTCGGCGATCTGCGACCGCGTGTACGTGATGTACGCGGGCCGGATCGTCGAGACGCAGGGCACGGACGCGCTGTTCGACCGTCCGCGTCACCCGTACACGGCGGGCCTGCTCGCCTGCACCCCGCGCATCGAGGCGGGTGCGCCGGCGCCCCGGCCGATCCCGGGCCGCCCGGTCTCCCTGGCCGAGGCGCCGGCCGGCTGCGCCTTCGCCGCGCGCTGCGCCCACGCGCTGCCGCGCTGCGCCGCCGAGGCGCCCGTACTCGCACGGCACGGCGACGGTCTCGCCGCCTGCCACCGCGCCGACGAAGGGATCACGCTGTGA
- a CDS encoding ABC transporter ATP-binding protein, whose translation MTTATSGTNGLVVEGLCKRYGDHAAVDDVSFTLAPGSSLAVVGESGSGKTTTVRMLVGLERADAGTVRLDGRDRSARPRNRSERLARAREIQMVFQDPYLSLDPRITVSGCLDEVLRLHTALDASGRRARVTELLDQVGLGAREATALPRRLSGGQRQRVAIARALAVEPRVLVLDEAVAALDVSIQAQILDLLTTIRREAGIGYLFVTHDLAVVRHIADQVLVLKSGKVVETGPTDRVLEAPEHPYTRLLLASVPRRGWDPALKAPA comes from the coding sequence GTGACCACGGCGACCTCAGGAACGAACGGCCTCGTGGTCGAGGGTCTGTGCAAGCGGTACGGGGACCATGCGGCCGTCGACGACGTGTCGTTCACGCTCGCGCCGGGCTCCTCGCTGGCGGTCGTCGGCGAGTCCGGCAGCGGCAAGACCACCACGGTCCGCATGCTCGTCGGCCTGGAGCGGGCCGACGCGGGCACGGTCCGGCTGGACGGCCGGGACCGCTCCGCCCGGCCGCGGAACCGGTCCGAGCGGCTGGCCCGCGCGCGGGAGATCCAGATGGTCTTCCAGGACCCGTACCTCTCGCTGGATCCGCGGATCACGGTGTCCGGCTGCCTGGACGAGGTGCTGCGGCTGCACACCGCGCTCGACGCTTCGGGGCGGCGGGCCAGGGTCACCGAACTCCTCGACCAGGTGGGCCTGGGCGCCCGCGAGGCGACGGCGCTGCCCCGCCGGCTCTCCGGCGGCCAGCGTCAGCGGGTGGCCATCGCCCGGGCGCTGGCGGTGGAGCCGCGGGTCCTCGTCCTCGACGAGGCGGTCGCTGCGCTGGACGTGTCCATCCAGGCGCAGATCCTCGACCTGCTCACGACGATCCGCCGCGAGGCCGGCATCGGGTACCTGTTCGTCACCCACGACCTGGCGGTGGTCAGGCACATCGCGGACCAGGTGCTGGTCCTCAAGTCAGGCAAGGTCGTGGAGACGGGCCCGACCGACCGCGTCCTGGAGGCGCCGGAGCACCCGTACACCCGGCTGCTCCTGGCCTCCGTGCCCCGACGCGGCTGGGACCCGGCGCTCAAGGCGCCGGCCTAG
- a CDS encoding N-acetylmuramoyl-L-alanine amidase — MTHARTLTVATAVLGAAGALLCLTAATTATATVTPAGGPDGRPGSVHSVPVPVPHGADPGARALSARTTGPFSMIGLTWDDPKAQLGGTAQIRTRDARTGLWSTWRTLDTDARTPESGGETAAGAVRPGAQPLWTGASDGVQFRATGDGLPAGLRVELVDPGDPVTPAAPTAPDAPAETGLPPITWRSWWGADESLVRSSPTYTKETKAIFVHHTAGTNAYQCSESASLVRGIFLYHVQSQGWNDIGYNFLVDKCGTVFEGRAGGIDKPVKGAHTYGFNTDTSSISVIGNYNTATADAVVRSAVARVAAWKLRLYGHDPAGAVTLTSGADNGYYTTGQKVLLARISGHRDGYPTECPGSELYAALPEIRQTAAAAG; from the coding sequence ATGACACATGCACGCACCCTGACCGTGGCGACCGCGGTGCTGGGGGCCGCGGGGGCCCTCCTCTGTCTGACGGCGGCGACCACCGCCACCGCCACCGTGACCCCGGCCGGCGGACCCGACGGACGGCCCGGCTCCGTCCACTCGGTGCCGGTGCCGGTGCCGCACGGCGCCGACCCCGGCGCCCGGGCCCTCTCGGCACGCACCACCGGACCGTTCAGCATGATCGGCCTGACCTGGGACGACCCGAAGGCCCAGCTGGGCGGCACGGCCCAGATCCGCACCCGGGACGCCCGTACCGGACTCTGGTCCACCTGGCGCACCCTCGACACCGACGCCCGCACCCCGGAGTCCGGCGGCGAGACCGCCGCCGGCGCCGTACGGCCCGGTGCCCAGCCGCTCTGGACCGGGGCCTCCGACGGAGTCCAGTTCCGGGCCACCGGCGACGGGCTGCCGGCCGGCCTGAGGGTGGAGCTCGTCGACCCGGGCGACCCGGTGACCCCGGCCGCGCCCACCGCTCCCGACGCCCCTGCCGAGACCGGCCTGCCGCCGATCACCTGGCGGTCCTGGTGGGGCGCCGACGAGTCGCTGGTCCGGTCCTCGCCGACGTACACCAAGGAGACCAAGGCGATCTTCGTCCACCACACGGCGGGCACCAACGCGTACCAGTGCAGCGAGTCGGCCTCCCTGGTCCGCGGCATCTTCCTCTACCACGTGCAGAGCCAGGGCTGGAACGACATCGGCTACAACTTCCTGGTCGACAAGTGCGGCACCGTCTTCGAGGGCCGGGCCGGCGGCATCGACAAGCCGGTCAAGGGCGCGCACACCTACGGCTTCAACACGGACACCAGCAGCATCTCCGTGATCGGCAACTACAACACCGCGACCGCCGACGCCGTCGTCCGCTCCGCCGTGGCCCGCGTCGCCGCCTGGAAGCTCCGCCTCTACGGCCACGACCCGGCCGGCGCGGTGACCCTCACCTCCGGCGCCGACAACGGCTACTACACGACCGGGCAGAAGGTCCTGCTGGCCCGGATCTCCGGCCACCGCGACGGCTACCCCACGGAATGCCCCGGCTCCGAGCTCTACGCCGCGCTGCCCGAGATCCGGCAGACGGCCGCGGCCGCCGGCTGA